The following nucleotide sequence is from Paenibacillus andongensis.
CAGATCGGATGGCTCTGTCAATCATATTGTGGAATTTGATCCTGAACATGGTGGCGTTGTTCGTACTTATGGCGGCCAAGGGTATGAAGAAGGGTCATCGTGGACCAGAGGCCAGGCTTGGGGATTGTATGGGTTTATGATGAGCTATATTCATACGCAGAAGGACGAATATTTACAGACGGCAAAACGAATCGCGCATTATTTCATGGCCAATATTCCGGAAGATGGCGTCATTCCGGTCGATTTCAGACAGCCGGTAGAACCAAGACTGGAAGACGATACGGCAGCTGTTGTTGCAGCCTGCGGGTTAATCGAGATTGCGAAGGTCGTCGGCACATATGAGCAGCGCCTCTTTATTGATGCAGCGGTTAAACTGCTCATAGCGGTCGATAAGCGCAGCGATTGGACACAAGCGTCGGACGCCATTGTTCAATACGGATCCGGGTCGTATCATGTGAAGAAACACCATCACCCGATTATTTATGGTGATTATTATTTCATGGAAGCAATCTTCAAGTTAAAGGGCAATGACTTGTATCTCTGGTAGGCTCACTCCGGCTGGCTCCATCCTCATATTGGAGGTTCATATCTTTATTCGAGTTCTCGGGATGCAGTCCGGTATTTAAGTGGTGTCGTCCCAATAACTTTTTTGAACAGTCGGATGAAATAGGAGACGTTAGGGTATCCGACTTCTGCGGAGATCCGTTCTACGGAATATTCGGAGTTCTGCAGTAGTCGGCATGCCTGCTTGATCCTTCTTGCCGTAATATATTCTGACAAATTGCCTCCGGTCTCCCGTTGGAATAACCGGGAAATATAGAACTTGGAGAGATGTAGCCGTTCTGCTATCGCCTCCAGATGAATCCCTTCGGCGTAATGTTCTTCAACCCAGTCCATAATCCGTTCAGCATAAGAAAAAGGACGAACCTCGATCGCAGTGTCTTTCTGCTGCCGGGTCTCCGGGCAAGTGAAAGCAGCGGCCTCAAGAATGTGGAGAAGCAGTATCGTCATGTCTTCCTCTTCGTCGAGACCATTTTTTGTTTGGTATCTGTCATTGTACATCGCGAAAACTTGTTCCAGAAAGCCGAGTCGGGGCTGAAAATCGAGTGGCTCGGAATGCCGTACGCTTTTCCATAGCCGCTCAAAAATAGCGTGCCGAGACCGAAAAGGAAGCAGTGCCCGATTGAAGTAATGAGGATCAAAAAACATAATCGTCCGTACATATGGTGTGGCCTCGCTTACATTAGCGTAAACTTTATGAAGTTGAAAGGGTTGGAAGAAAAACATCATGCCTGGGCGCATTTCAAAAGTCTTCTGATTAGCGATTACAAATCCATTGCCTTGATGGATAAAAAGAATCTCGCAGCACTGGTGCCAGTGGTAAAAACCCGGATAAGATGTCGTTGAACGGCTTGTCGGACCGTATAATAAAGGTCTATTTTGCAGCTGAACAGGTTCGAATAAATAGTTCATCATGTCCTCCGTCTAGATCGAGTTTAGTCCATATAGTATAGCAAGGCGGATTGAGAAATTAAACTAGCAACAAAGTGTGATGGATTTGATTGAGGCGCCAATAAAAAGGAGAGAGAGTTATGCAGGATTTATATGACGTTAAGGAATACGGTGCCAAAGGGATGGCATAACCGTTGACACAAAAGCCATTCAGCAAGCGATTAACAATTGCTTCGCGGCAGGCGGCGGGGCTGTTATATTAAAGGCCGGAACCTTTGTTTCCGGTACTCTTTTTTTGCGGGCCAATGTATATTTGCAGATCAATGCGTCGGCAATCTTGTTGGCTAGTCCCAATATAGGTAACTCTCCCAATTTTATCCATTAGTACTAAATCCTGCCTATTTATTCGGATTGAGGCTGTCCGCTTCATTGCATATAATGAAGGTACCACCCTTCGGGGAGATCAGTAAGGGAGGCCCACGATGAACGAGACCGCATTTGACGAACCATTATTTGCAAGCTTGAAGCCGGGCTTAACCTCGTTCTGTTACCGAATGCTAGGCTCCATGGACGATGCGGACGATGCCGTTCAGGAGACGAGTATTCGGGTCTGGCAGAGCTGGAGCACGTTCAGACAGGATTCCTCGTTCAAAACTTGGGTCTATCGGATTGCCTCCAACCTGTGCTTGGACAAGCTGAGACAATCCAAACGCCGCGCGCTTCCCGTTGACCTGTTCGACCCGGCCGTCGCCATCGTCGAGCCGCGCGACACGCTGCCGGACTCTGCCTGGATCTGGCCGTCTCCCGACTTTGGGGGCAATCCGGAGGATCGGCTCGTCCGCAGAGATACCCTTCAACTGTGCTTCATCGCTCTCCTGCAGAACTTGCCTTCGCGGCAGCGCGCGGTACTCATTTTGAAGGATGTATTTGAATGGTCCTCCAAGCAGATCGCGGAAACGTTGGCGATGTCGCCGACAGCGGTGAACAGCGCCTTGCAAAGAGCCCGAGAGACGATGGGCCGGGCGCAGCTTCGCTCGGATGAGCTCAGCAGCATGGACGTTCAACCGGAGCAGCAGCTGCTGTCTCGGTATGTGGAGGCCTTCGAGCAATTCGATATTGCTGCGCTCGTCGCGTTGTTCCACGAGGAAGGCTGCATGTCGATGCCGCCATTCGAGATGTGGATCCGAGGCAAGGAAGATTTGTCCGCCTTCTATTCGCTTACTCGCTGGCATTGCGAAGGTTCGCGATTTGTGCCCATTACGGTGAATGGCGGTTATCCGGCGTTGGCCCAGTATATGCCGAGCAAAGAGGGCTCTGGCCTGGTACCCTGGGGCATCCACGTCATCGAAACCAAAGAAAATCAAATCCTGCACGTTCAAAACTTCATTCATACGCCATTATTTTCGCGATTTGGGCTGCCTGAGCGAATTGACCAATGAATTTCGTCATTGGCTTACGTCTATATCATTGAGAATAACCAAACGACGAATATCATGAGAGAGGTGTCTATTTAAAATGGAAACGAGTCAACCGACGAAAGTAACCGTGCAAGTCGTCATTCAAGCCCCTGTCGAGAAGGTATGGCGCTATTGGACCGAGCCGGATCACATCACGAAGTGGAATCAAGCGTCCGAGGACTGGCATGCGCCGAGAGCCGAAAACGATCTGCGGGTCGGCGGCAAGTTTCTGACACGGATGGAAGCGAAGGATGGCAGCATGGGCTTTGATTTTGGCGGCGTCTACGATGTCGTGAATCGGCATGAGGCGATCGGCTACACCATGGAAGACGGAAGAAGAGTGGATATTGCTTTCGTCGATCAAGGGAATGAGACGAAGGTCATTGAAACGTTCGACGCGGAAAGCTCCAATCCCGTCGAGTTCCAGCAAGCAGGCTGGCAAGCGATCATGGACAATTTCAAAGCCTATACCGAACAAAACTAATCATCGCGAAGAAGACGCCGGGGAAGATGCCCGGCGTCTTTCTTTTTGAACCCTAGTACGAGCGTGCTCTCCGTTAGCCTTAACCTTGTGCCGCATCCATGTTCATGTAGTTAATGGCCCACAGATGGCCGTCCAAGTCCACGAAGCCCCAATGATACATGAACCCATGATCTTCAGGTTCAGCGTGCAATTTCCCGCCCAAGGAGACCGCGGTATTCACGATTTCATCGACCTTTTCCCGGCTCTCGAAGGCCAATGCGATCGTCATCTGCGCATACTTGCTCGTATCGACGGATTCCTTCTCCGTGAGCGTATTAAAGAATGCTTGATTGATCAGCATGATCTGCAGGTTGTCGCCGATCACGATGGCTACCGAATTCTCGTTCTCGGGGAATTGCGGGTTGAGCTCGAATCCGAGTCCGGTGAAGAACGCTTTTGATTGTTCTACGTTTTTTACAGGCAGGTTGAAGCTCGTGAATGCGGACGTTAATGCCATTTTCAAAACACCTCTTCGTCAAATTAGTTTGTGTTCATTTATGCCTTCGTTTATATAGACGACAGCCGATCCGGGAATTCATCGGTCTCATGGATTCGGAAGCGTAAATTTTTGAAAAATAACTTGGAATTGAGTTCGGATACCCGCCATTCCCGTAAGGTTGCTTATTCTTATTGTGCAGGGATAAAGATTGAACCTCTCTAAAAAGGAATTCGTCTGAATATATGACAATTAATGGGTGGGTATCGAGTGACGGAATGAGGAACGGTATGGAAATTAATGATAAACCGAAGTACGAAAGAAAAGTTCGAAACCGTCGCCATTTCAGTATTAGGTTAAATGTCTTTTTCATGCTTACATTTCTCCTGTTCTCTTCACTAATCGTACGTTTTGCTTATCGGTATTAAGCAGAGCACATTCATGAATATGACCGAGGAACTTTGGGATGAGACCTACGCATTAAATGTAAAAAGCATCCTTCTGTGTTCACAGGCGGTATTAAAAGACATGATTCCAAGAAAAAGTGGCAAAATTATTAATCTTTCTTCAGCAGCAGCTCGTATTGGTGGTTCAGGCGAAAGTATCCACTACGCCTCAACAAAAGGTGCGGTAAATACGATGACAGTTGGAATGTCTATGGAGTTTATTGAACATGGAATTATTGTAAATGGAGTCGCCCCCGGAATGGTTGAAACGCCATTCCATGATAAGTTTGCCCCTGATGAAAACCGTCTCGAACGATTAGTAGCCTCCGTTCCAATGAAACGTGCTGCAACTCCACTGGAAATAGCAGAAGTCATCTGCTTCCTTGCATCAGATGCTGCTAATTATATTTTAGGAGAAACCATTACCGTTAGCGGTGGTAGATGAAAATCTGCCACTTATTTTTTTCCAAGCCGTATTGAATTAATGGAATAGCCGCGAAAGGCTGCCGTTTTCTCAACTCCCTCAGGATAATGGAAGTAGGAAATATTAGCTACTAAGAGAAATTAATATTAAAGAGGTGCAGTTTATGAATAAAACATATGAAATTCAACCATTAAGATTAATGGGAAGATGGACAGTAGAATTAAATAACTTTTATGAATGCGAACCTGATAATTGCAATGATTTTGGTGCATATTTTGTTGAAGATTTATTGCAACTTACCAATAGTAAATATAATCTTGTTCTCGATTTAGGTTGGTATCCAGAAAGCAATATAAACGGTACTTATAAACTATTCTTAATTAATGATTATAATTGGGAAAAACCATTAGAATATTTTGAAAGTAGGAATACAAAAGCAATTGTAGATAAAATTGAGTATTGGACAAACTATGGTTTTTATCAAAAGTATCTAAAAGGATAATCCGATATTACTTAGGTATTTATAATTATATTGTGAGGAATTGCACTAAGCTAACTGAGAACGATAGTGGAGAAGCTAGTAAATTGGCAGAGCTCCTTTTTGTGATTTGCGACTCTTAATTGGTGTTTCTCCCGAAGTTTATAGGGACAGCTTGGTTCTGTTCCCCATTTTTTGAGCGTGTTAGGCGACATCTTGAGTCGGATCAACACCCCTAAATTTGTAATGCTGCATTCGTTGCCATATGCGGCGCGTAAAAGGAAGAGGAGGTTATCTTGAACATGAAGAAGAAACTACAAGCTCTTATCTGTGTCTGCTCCCTTGGTGTAATGGGGATAGCCGCACCAGTCGGTGCTCAATCGTTAGGACAAGGCACACAAAGTGACCAAGTACTGGATATGCAAGAACGATTAAGCGCACTCGGTTACTTTAAAACAGGAATTACCGGTTACTACGGTAACCAGACTAAGAATGCTGTAAAGAAATTTCAAGCCGGCTATGGCTTGTCAGTTGATGGTGAAGCCGATTCCTTAACTTTGTCTAAACTAAAAAATACGATTTCACCCAAACAGTCGGTGCTGGACGAATTGGCGCGAATAATTCATTCCGAAGCCCGAGGGGAGTCCTTTTTAGGACAAGTTGCCGTGGGAGCTGTCGTTCTTAATCGAGTCCAGTCCGAAAAATTTCCTGATTCCATCACTGAGGTTATTCATCAACCAGGTCAATTTTCAGCCGTTGATGATGGTCAGTTTAACCTTAAACCAAATTTGTCAGCCTATCGCGCGGCAAAAGCCGCTTTGAATGGTTTGGATCCAACAACTGGAGCCCTTTATTTTTACAATCCTGATATTGCCCAGGCATCTTGGAGCAAAAAAAGACCCGCCAAGATTACCATTGGTAATCACGTATTTACCCTTTAAGAGTAGGGACAAATGAAAAAAGTCGCGAATATCGCGGCTTTTTTTGCTGTTTAAATATAATTCTTAATTTCATAAAATGGTTAATTTAGATGATTTATGGCGGATTCGACGGTGTCGCTAGTCCCTACGGAATACACAACGCTGCAAGCCACAAAGCGCGGAACAACATCGAATTACTATGTTAGAACTCAAACGAATCTGACTTAGGAGTGTAGTTATGGAGAGTGAAATTGAATTGGCTGTGGAGAAAATTGAGCAATTAAATACGAGAAGTCAAAAAGCAATGATGGAGTTAATTCGAAAAAGCTTGAAAATGAACGATGACGAGTTCAATAAAGAACTGCTGTTAGCCTACGCTCATCAAAATCCAGTTCATATTTTGGAAATAACTATCGCTCTAAAATATGAAGAGATTATTAAAGCATTACCGGAGCAGTACGTTTAGAATTGTTGTTCTGGCAAGCCTGCAGCTGTTGTGAGATGAGATTTAACTTATCGGGTAAGTATTTGGCAAATGACCAGTAACCAGGACTACCGCTGAACGTTACTTCAATAAACTACAAAGTGACGCTGCCGCCGCGAAAACGAGTGGCAGCCTCATTAAGCTATTGGGCAGTAATGTTGCACAAGAGGTGTTTTTACCGCATAAGTCGAATATGTTTGAAACGTGTTGGTGGAGGTTGCTAAATGTGGATAATAAAGAAATAATTCTCGATGTTGCAGGCGTACTTGCTACCAATTTTTCTCCTCATTTTTGGCAAGAACTTTCGGAAGAGTCGAATACACCTTATGAAATGCTTTTTCATTTAAGAAAGGAAATGCGTGAAGAGTTATGGACTGGAAGGATACCAGAGGAGGGGTTCTGGGACCAGCTGCGCATGAAATTTCCTGCAATTAATATAGCGAACGATAGCTCAATAAAATACCAAAACAGGCTACCGCAGATTTATTCTCGGTAGCCTGTTCCGTTAACGGGCAGCTATCCAATGTTAATATCTTAGTTTTACAAATGACTACATAGATACGCCCTTATTAAACCGCTATAATATGCGAAGGACATAATGACCTTAAAATAAATAATTTCAATGATTTTTAAGGGGGCTCAACCTCTATGCTGTCTAAAAAAGAATAAAGGAGCTGTTACGTTAAATGAAACAGATTACTCTTCGCCAATCCCAAAATTCCGATGTTGAGACAATTGCTAATTTACGTGCAATTGTACTACGAAATGATTTAACTAGGTTAGGAAGGTTTGATGAAGAGAAGGTTCGTCAACGCTTCCGTAATTCATTTGACTCAGATCACACTTGGATTATTGAGTCAGATTCTTCTTTTGTTGGCTGCGTAGCTCTTAAACCAACGTTAGATGGTTATTTATTGGAACATTTCTATATTTATCCCAATTACCAAGGTAAAGGGGTCGGTAGTCATGTATTAAAAAAATTGCTTGAACAAAATGATGTAAAAGGAAAACGTGTAACATTAAATGTTTTACAAGGAAGCTCTGCTAAACGTCTTTATGAACGGTTTGGTTTTAAAGTTGAAAGTGAGGATCTCATAGACGTTTACATGTCTGTGAATGTAGAGGGAAATATCTGAACCTGAAGAGCATATAGAAACTGACGGATATTATATAGAGATCAGGTAATTCAATCCTTGGCATATGTTATTAAACTAACGCAGAACTATAGTTCAATATCAAAAGCTGCCGAGGCAGCCCTTCATTCAAATAACAGATAGGATATCCCCAATATGTGATATTATTTTAACATAATAGAATGACGAGAAATTTAATAACAAAGGTATGCTCCGGAGCAGAAATGGTAGCAAGCGACATCGGGCCATCTGACATTCAAAAAAATATTTTCGCATAATGTAGAAATCCATCGAACTGGATCGTCATTATAGTGAAGACATGAAACAGCCCCATTATGAATGTTGAGAGGAGCAAAAACCATGAATTACACACTGTTAATGTATGAAACGACGGAGGATTTCGCCAAACGAAAAGATCCGATTCACAAGGAGGCATATGCCGCAAGCTGGGCCCATTATGTCAAAGCGATGCTCGATTCAGGCATTGTTGTAAACGGTGCAGGTCTCGAGGCCCCCGAAACCGCAACCACGCTTAGCCTCAGGGGTGGTGAATTGCTGGTTCAGGATGGCCCGATCACCGAAACCAAGGAGCATCTTGGCGGTTTGATGATCATCGACGTACCAGATTTGGACACCGCATTGGAATGGGCAGCACGTTGTCCCGGTAGCTCGGTTGAGGTTCGCCCTAACTTGCATCCAGTTTCGTTATGAGCACCATGCATGCTCATCAACTGATTGAACAGACGGCCCGTGATTCCTACGGCCGTCTGGTTGCTTTTCTGGCTGTGCGCTGGCGTGACCTAGCCGCAGCGGAGGATGCGCTTGCCGACGCTTTCCTGGCCGCGCTTGAATCATGGCCTGCGACAGGAGTGCCAAATAATCCCGAGGCCTGGCTGCTTACTGCTGCGCAGCGCAGACTGATCGACAGTACCCGGCATGCCAGGGTGCATGCTGGTGTGGAACAGACTTTGATCGCAATGGCGAAAAATACGCAGAAATGGTCCGAAATCGAAGCGTCTTTTCCGGATGAACGGCTCAAGATGCTGTTCATTTGCGCCCATCCCGAAATTGATCCAGCCGTGCGTACACCGCTCATGCTCCAGTCTGTACTTGGCCTTGACGCAGCCCGCATTGCTTCTGCCTTCGTTGTTAAGCCTGCAACGATGGGGCAGCGGCTTACCCGCGCGAAAGCGAAACTGAAAAGCGGTGACATTATATTCGACTTGCCTGGGAAGGACGAATGGCCTGAGCGCCTTGAAGCTGTACTTGAAGCTGTCTATGCAGCCTATGGAAGCGGCTGGGATGATGTGGCAGGTGTAGATCCACGCCGGAAAGGAATGGCCGAAGAAGCGATTTTCATGGGAAGACTGATCTTACGGTTCATGCCGGGAGAACCGGAAGCGCTGGGATTAATGGCGCTTATGCTGCACTGCGAAGCACGCCGCCATGTGCGGCGCAATGAGGCAGGTGACTATGTTCCGATAACTGAACAGGATCATTCTCGTTGGTCAGTCATGATGATCGAGGAGGCGGAACATTGCCTTCGTGTTGCTGCGCAAGGAAACCGCATCGGGCGGTTCCAACTTGAAGCGGCGATTCAATCCGTGCACGCCCAGCGTGCCTGGACTGGCCGAACGGAGTGGGAAGCGATCGCATTGCTGTACGAGGGGCTCGTACGTATCGCGCCAACGATCGGCGCAATCGTCGGCCGGGCGGCAGCCGTTGCTGAGGCGCGTGGGGCCGAAATCGGGATGGCGCTGCTGAAAGAAGTGCCGGCCGATGCGGTCAAGAGCTATCAACCTTATTGGGCCCTAAGCGCCCATTTGTTCAAGCGGATGCAGAGGTTCGAACAAGCCCGTGCCGCGTACAGCCGCGCCATCGGATTGTGCATGGATCCCTCCATCCGCGAGTTTCTGGAGAAGCAAGCTGGAGAATGTGAGTAGTCAGGTCTGTCGTCATGGATGTATAAATCCAGGGACAGATCTTTTTTTGTTTTGTTCTCAAAATGCGATTGACATATTCACACGGGCTCCACGATAGTTACGGCATCAAGTTTCATTTCAATATTAACTTCAGATGTTTTGCCGATTTCGTTCGGTGAGATTGATCCGATAACAACACGCATCGTTGACGGCTGTGCCATGGATAATTTGCACCCGCTTATGATCACCGACGCAGCAGGCATAAGATAGCACGATTTACTAAAGTTTTTTGCTCACTTATGATTAAACTATCGGGCAGTTATGTTCAATCACAAGGAAATGAAAAAGTGTTAAAATAAATTAAATAATCATTTTTCTGGAGGCGTGTATGGAGAATAGCATAATTATTGAGGAGTATAGCTCGGATTGGTTTTTTCAATCTCAAAAAGAAGCTATGAAAATAAGAGAAGTATTAAGTAATAGAATCCTTGGAATTGAACACATTGGTAGTACATCAGTAGAAGGATTAGGTGCAAAACCGATTATTGATTTTATGGTTGGAGTAAGTGATTTAAACAAGGTAGATGAATTCATTGGACCATTACATAAAATTAACTATGAGCACGTTTTTCACAAGGAACTTCCCAATAGAAGGTTTTTTAGAAAAGGTGAAAGAGGTGCTGGTACACATCATCTTCATATGTATAAATTCGGTGGTGAAGATTGGAATAATAATATTTTGT
It contains:
- a CDS encoding cell wall hydrolase translates to MKKKLQALICVCSLGVMGIAAPVGAQSLGQGTQSDQVLDMQERLSALGYFKTGITGYYGNQTKNAVKKFQAGYGLSVDGEADSLTLSKLKNTISPKQSVLDELARIIHSEARGESFLGQVAVGAVVLNRVQSEKFPDSITEVIHQPGQFSAVDDGQFNLKPNLSAYRAAKAALNGLDPTTGALYFYNPDIAQASWSKKRPAKITIGNHVFTL
- a CDS encoding GrpB family protein; this encodes MENSIIIEEYSSDWFFQSQKEAMKIREVLSNRILGIEHIGSTSVEGLGAKPIIDFMVGVSDLNKVDEFIGPLHKINYEHVFHKELPNRRFFRKGERGAGTHHLHMYKFGGEDWNNNILFRDYLKTHLDVLIQYCNLKKKLAEEYPNDRAAYTKAKHPFITQIIEKAKIDICKGKSH
- a CDS encoding SDR family NAD(P)-dependent oxidoreductase, translated to MLIGIKQSTFMNMTEELWDETYALNVKSILLCSQAVLKDMIPRKSGKIINLSSAAARIGGSGESIHYASTKGAVNTMTVGMSMEFIEHGIIVNGVAPGMVETPFHDKFAPDENRLERLVASVPMKRAATPLEIAEVICFLASDAANYILGETITVSGGR
- a CDS encoding YciI family protein, which translates into the protein MNYTLLMYETTEDFAKRKDPIHKEAYAASWAHYVKAMLDSGIVVNGAGLEAPETATTLSLRGGELLVQDGPITETKEHLGGLMIIDVPDLDTALEWAARCPGSSVEVRPNLHPVSL
- a CDS encoding SRPBCC family protein; this translates as METSQPTKVTVQVVIQAPVEKVWRYWTEPDHITKWNQASEDWHAPRAENDLRVGGKFLTRMEAKDGSMGFDFGGVYDVVNRHEAIGYTMEDGRRVDIAFVDQGNETKVIETFDAESSNPVEFQQAGWQAIMDNFKAYTEQN
- a CDS encoding GNAT family N-acetyltransferase gives rise to the protein MKQITLRQSQNSDVETIANLRAIVLRNDLTRLGRFDEEKVRQRFRNSFDSDHTWIIESDSSFVGCVALKPTLDGYLLEHFYIYPNYQGKGVGSHVLKKLLEQNDVKGKRVTLNVLQGSSAKRLYERFGFKVESEDLIDVYMSVNVEGNI
- a CDS encoding AraC family transcriptional regulator, coding for MMNYLFEPVQLQNRPLLYGPTSRSTTSYPGFYHWHQCCEILFIHQGNGFVIANQKTFEMRPGMMFFFQPFQLHKVYANVSEATPYVRTIMFFDPHYFNRALLPFRSRHAIFERLWKSVRHSEPLDFQPRLGFLEQVFAMYNDRYQTKNGLDEEEDMTILLLHILEAAAFTCPETRQQKDTAIEVRPFSYAERIMDWVEEHYAEGIHLEAIAERLHLSKFYISRLFQRETGGNLSEYITARRIKQACRLLQNSEYSVERISAEVGYPNVSYFIRLFKKVIGTTPLKYRTASRELE
- a CDS encoding VOC family protein — translated: MALTSAFTSFNLPVKNVEQSKAFFTGLGFELNPQFPENENSVAIVIGDNLQIMLINQAFFNTLTEKESVDTSKYAQMTIALAFESREKVDEIVNTAVSLGGKLHAEPEDHGFMYHWGFVDLDGHLWAINYMNMDAAQG
- a CDS encoding RNA polymerase sigma factor, coding for MHAHQLIEQTARDSYGRLVAFLAVRWRDLAAAEDALADAFLAALESWPATGVPNNPEAWLLTAAQRRLIDSTRHARVHAGVEQTLIAMAKNTQKWSEIEASFPDERLKMLFICAHPEIDPAVRTPLMLQSVLGLDAARIASAFVVKPATMGQRLTRAKAKLKSGDIIFDLPGKDEWPERLEAVLEAVYAAYGSGWDDVAGVDPRRKGMAEEAIFMGRLILRFMPGEPEALGLMALMLHCEARRHVRRNEAGDYVPITEQDHSRWSVMMIEEAEHCLRVAAQGNRIGRFQLEAAIQSVHAQRAWTGRTEWEAIALLYEGLVRIAPTIGAIVGRAAAVAEARGAEIGMALLKEVPADAVKSYQPYWALSAHLFKRMQRFEQARAAYSRAIGLCMDPSIREFLEKQAGECE
- a CDS encoding sigma-70 family RNA polymerase sigma factor produces the protein MNETAFDEPLFASLKPGLTSFCYRMLGSMDDADDAVQETSIRVWQSWSTFRQDSSFKTWVYRIASNLCLDKLRQSKRRALPVDLFDPAVAIVEPRDTLPDSAWIWPSPDFGGNPEDRLVRRDTLQLCFIALLQNLPSRQRAVLILKDVFEWSSKQIAETLAMSPTAVNSALQRARETMGRAQLRSDELSSMDVQPEQQLLSRYVEAFEQFDIAALVALFHEEGCMSMPPFEMWIRGKEDLSAFYSLTRWHCEGSRFVPITVNGGYPALAQYMPSKEGSGLVPWGIHVIETKENQILHVQNFIHTPLFSRFGLPERIDQ